Proteins encoded together in one Kitasatospora albolonga window:
- a CDS encoding DNA primase, producing MAGERIWLDVPFAEKDEAKKGGARWDPAAKRWYAPRSGIAELQRWAPAPDIPDLLPGEDRSLGSGLFVDLVPSTCWFTNVRSCVDARDWERLRRMITGRAGQRCEICGAGEDRGTGRWLEAHERWVFDDTARVQTLKRLICLCTDCHTVTHFGYAQVRGVERQALAHLVRVTRMSESQARLHISSAFALWEQRSQTAWTLDLGILTNAGIALAPPPEARDRARVAGETLRSADGPSVPRQSGPDPAIRRRP from the coding sequence ATGGCAGGTGAACGGATCTGGTTGGACGTTCCCTTCGCCGAGAAGGACGAGGCGAAGAAGGGCGGGGCACGCTGGGACCCTGCTGCCAAGCGCTGGTACGCGCCCCGCAGCGGGATCGCGGAGCTTCAGCGGTGGGCGCCTGCCCCGGACATCCCCGACCTGCTTCCCGGTGAGGACCGGAGCCTCGGCAGTGGTCTCTTCGTCGACCTGGTGCCCAGCACCTGCTGGTTCACCAACGTCCGCTCCTGCGTGGACGCGAGGGACTGGGAACGCCTCCGCCGCATGATCACCGGGCGGGCCGGGCAGCGGTGCGAGATCTGCGGGGCCGGTGAGGACCGCGGGACCGGGCGGTGGCTGGAGGCCCACGAGCGGTGGGTCTTCGACGACACGGCACGCGTACAGACCCTCAAGCGGCTGATCTGCCTCTGCACCGACTGCCACACGGTCACGCACTTCGGCTATGCGCAGGTCCGCGGGGTCGAGAGGCAGGCCCTCGCGCATCTGGTGCGGGTCACCAGGATGAGCGAGTCGCAGGCCCGCCTGCACATCAGCTCCGCCTTCGCCCTGTGGGAGCAGCGCTCACAGACCGCCTGGACCCTGGACCTGGGAATCCTCACGAACGCCGGAATCGCTCTCGCCCCGCCGCCGGAGGCGAGGGACCGTGCCCGTGTCGCGGGGGAGACCCTCCGTTCGGCCGACGGCCCATCCGTACCCAGGCAATCCGGACCGGACCCGGCTATTCGCCGGAGGCCGTGA